In Oryza sativa Japonica Group chromosome 11, ASM3414082v1, the following are encoded in one genomic region:
- the PHT4;6 gene encoding probable anion transporter 6 precursor: MKFPKRYAIVLLTFMCTNVCYIERVGFSIAYTVAADAVGTNQANKGMILSMFYYGYVLSQIPGGWAAQRLGGRLVLLLSFVLWSSICAVVPLDPNRVILLVLSRLLVGVAQGLIFPSIHTVLAQWVPPQERSRSVSLTTSGMYLGAACGMLLLPSLVKNMGPQSVFSVEAMLGVAWLLIWFKFASDPPRTDLPKVASKDKMKVQTGGIMAPRTVKIPWARILFSLPIWAIVVNNFTFHYALYVLMNWLPTYFKLGLQLSLQDMGFSKMLPYLNMFLFSNIGGVLADHLITRKILSVTKTRKLLNTVGFVVSAIALMALPLFRTPSGAIFCSSVSLGFLALGRAGFAVNHMDVAPKFAGIVMGISNTAGTLAGIVGVGLTGRILEAAKASNMDLTSSESWRTVFFVPGYLCIFSSFIFLIFSTGEKIFE; the protein is encoded by the coding sequence ATGAAGTTTCCAAAACGCTATGCCATAGTGTTACTGACATTTATGTGCACCAATGTGTGCTACATTGAGCGGGTGGGCTTCTCAATCGCTTACACTGTGGCAGCTGATGCTGTTGGCACAAACCAAGCAAACAAAGGCATGATACTATCTATGTTCTACTATGGGTATGTTCTATCACAGATTCCTGGTGGATGGGCAGCTCAGAGGCTGGGAGGTAGACTTGTCCTGCTACTGTCATTTGTGCTGTGGTCTTCGATCTGTGCTGTTGTTCCACTAGACCCAAACAGAGTAATTCTGCTTGTTCTTTCTCGCCTTCTGGTGGGTGTTGCACAAGGCTTAATATTCCCTTCCATTCACACTGTCCTGGCGCAATGGGTGCCACCCCAGGAGCGTTCTCGCTCGGTGTCCCTAACTACCTCAGGGATGTATCTTGGTGCAGCGTGTGGTATGCTTTTGCTTCCAAGTCTGGTGAAGAACATGGGACCCCAGTCAGTTTTCTCTGTTGAAGCAATGTTGGGTGTGGCATGGCTTTTAATATGGTTCAAATTTGCCAGTGACCCGCCTCGCACTGATCTTCCAAAGGTGGCCTCCAAAGATAAGATGAAGGTACAAACCGGTGGGATTATGGCTCCTCGCACTGTGAAGATTCCATGGGCAAGGATACTTTTTAGCTTGCCGATTTGGGCAATTGTTGTGAACAACTTCACCTTCCACTATGCACTGTATGTTCTGATGAACTGGCTGCCGACATACTTCAAATTAGGACTTCAACTAAGCCTCCAGGACATGGGGTTTTCAAAGATGCTTCCTTATTTGAATATGTTTTTATTCTCGAACATTGGTGGGGTCCTCGCTGATCACCTGATTACAAGAAAGATATTATCTGTTACCAAGACAAGGAAACTTCTGAACACAGTCGGGTTTGTCGTCTCAGCCATTGCACTCATGGCCCTTCCATTATTCAGAACACCTTCAGGGGCAATATTCTGCTCATCAGTATCTCTTGGTTTTCTGGCTCTAGGAAGGGCAGGATTTGCTGTAAACCACATGGATGTGGCTCCAAAATTTGCTGGGATTGTGATGGGGATCTCAAACACAGCTGGGACTTTGGCAGGAATAGTTGGTGTTGGTCTCACAGGAAGAATTCTGGAGGCAGCGAAGGCATCTAACATGGACCTGACAAGCTCGGAAAGTTGGAGGACAGTCTTCTTTGTTCCAGGATACCTTTGTATTTTCAGCTCCTTCATTTTCTTGATTTTCTCAACTGGGGAGAAGATCTTCGAATAG
- the LOC4349970 gene encoding 1-aminocyclopropane-1-carboxylate oxidase, with product MAIPVIDFSKLDGDESEATLAELAAGFEEWGFFQLVNTGIPDDLLERVKKVCSDIYKLREDGFKESNPAVKALARLVDQEGEGLAMKKIEDMDWEDVFTLQDDLPWPSNPPSFKETMMEYRRELKKLAEKLLGVMEELLGLEEGHIRKAFTNDGDFEPFYGTKVSHYPPCPRPELVDGLRAHTDAGGLILLFQDDRFGGLQMIPNRGGDGRWIDVQPVENAIVVNTGDQIEVLSNGRFKSAWHRILATRDGNRRSIASFYNPARMANIAPAIPAAAADYPSFKFGDYMEVYVKQKFQAKEPRFAALANK from the exons ATGGCGATCCCGGTCATCGACTTCTCCAAGCTCGACGGCGATGAGAGCGAGGCCACCCTGGCGGAGCTCGCTGCGGGGTTTGAGGAGTGGGGGTTCTTCCAG CTGGTGAACACTGGCATCCCTGATGATCTGCTGGAAAGGGTGAAGAAGGTGTGCAGTGACATCTACAAGCTGCGCGAGGATGGGTTCAAAGAATCCAACCCCGCAGTGAAGGCTCTCGCCCGCCTGGTAGACCAGGAAGGCGAGGGCCTCGCAATGAAGAAAATCGAGGACATGGACTGGGAGGACGTCTTCACCCTCCAGGACGACCTGCCCTGGCCCTCCAACCCTCCATCCTTCAA GGAGACGATGATGGAGTACAGGAGGGAGCTGAAGAAGCTGGCAGAGAAGCTGCTGGGAGTGATGGAGGAGCTTCTTGGTCTGGAGGAAGGGCACATCAGGAAGGCCTTCACCAACGACGGCGACTTCGAGCCCTTCTACGGCACCAAGGTGAGCCACTACCCGCCGTGCCCGCGGCCGGAGCTCGTCGACGGCCTCCGCGCCCACACCGACGCCGGCGGCCTCATCCTCCTCTTCCAGGACGACCGCTTCGGCGGCCTCCAGATGATCCCcaaccgcggcggcgacggccggtgGATCGACGTCCAGCCCGTCGAGAACGCCATCGTCGTCAACACCGGGGACCAGATCGAG GTGCTTAGCAATGGCCGCTTCAAGAGCGCATGGCACAGAATCCTGGCCACCCGGGACGGCAATCGCCGGAGCATCGCCTCCTTCTACAACCCGGCGCGCATGGCCAACATTGCTCCGgcgatccccgccgccgccgccgactaccCGAGCTTCAAGTTCGGCGACTACATGGAGGTGTACGTGAAGCAGAAGTTCCAGGCCAAGGAGCCCAGGTTCGCAGCCCTGGCGAACAAGTGA